Within the Halichoerus grypus chromosome 2, mHalGry1.hap1.1, whole genome shotgun sequence genome, the region CTGGAACTGCACTTTGGAGGGCCGTTACCGGGCCAGCCTACTCAAGCGAGGTGAGTGCGCGAGGGGAGCGAGCGGGCAGGACCTCCCTGCCGGCTCTGTGCCCCTGGCTGGGTCCCAGGGGACctgcggtggggtgggggcctgCGGGGCTTGACTTTCCTCCTGCCCCGCTCCCTCGTGGCTCCTTCTCCACTTGATGCGCCCTCctaacccatccctccctcctcctgaccCCAACCACCTGCAGCTCGGTCCTCCTCATGCCCGGCCCTCCTGTCTGGCTCCTCCATCCTGCTCCACCCCGCTACATCCACCGGCCTGCCCCGGTCTCCTGACCCGCCCCTCCCTCCTGACCCCGCCccttcccgcccctccccctgtagcctcctcctgcctgccccgccccttccttctggcctgcccCTAGCCTACCCTGCCCTCTTCCCACCCCGCCTCCCGCTAAGCCCCTCCTCGGGTAACAGTTGCTGGCCGCACGAGGCGCATTTGCGTAGCTTTGGCAGCTTTGACGCGGCCGAGGCCGCTCTGTTGGCTCTTGCCACGTGGTGGTGACCGAGGCCCAGACGCtgggcaagaggggcagaggtCCAGCTGGtgccctgaggagggagccttCTTTCTCATGTCTCCCTGGGACTCTGATCTGAGCTTCTCAACAGCCTCGTTTAAAAACTGGGGACctgaggcctggggcagggcagggcggggTTCGCCAAGGCCCCGCAGCCAGTCTGGTGGGTGGGAGACCCAGCAGGACGAAGTCGCTGATCCCTGAGCAGAGCCTTGAGTTCTCTCTACCCCGCCACATCCTGTGCCTGGGGCACATAGGAGCGCCTCCTCCCTGCAGGAGCGCGGGGCAGCCCAGGCAGGGATGCCCCCCCGCAAGGGGAACACCAGCAAGGATCCTTTCCGTGGACCCTTCCTTGCGCTCAGGATTCAGCACTCCAGCTGGACTGCTGTGGCAGTCGCTCCCTGGCCCTAAGGTCCCtgtgtccccccgcccccaggcttCAAGGAGACCGCCTTCCTCTATGCCATCTCTTCGGCCGGCCTGACGCACGCGCTGGCCAAGGCGTGCAGCGCGGGCCGCATGGAGCGCTGCACGTGCGACGAGGCCCCCGACCTGGAGAACCGCGAGGCCTGGCAGTGGGGTGGCTGTGGGGACAACCTCAAGTACAGCAGCAAGTTCGTCAAGGAGTTCCTGGGCCGGCGGTCGAGCAAAGATCTGCGAGCCCGCGTGGACTTCCACAACAACCTCGTGGGTGTGAAGGCAagcggggcggggcgcggaggGGTGTCAGTGGGGGCGGCGCGCGGGGCTGCGGCGTCGGGGGCTCTGCTCCGGCCGCGCGGTACCAGCCAGGGCCTCGAGTCGTCCTGCCTGGCGGGCTCCTTGTCCTACAGGGATGACGAGGTGCCGCCATGGTCTTTCGTgggatggggggttgggggtaTAAGCTCTTTGGCTGGGCCCTTCTGGGGGCTGCTGGCTGCAGGCGGGCTgggtctgggggtgcctggctccCGGCCATCCTccaccctccctgcagcccctcagCTCCCGGGCCCACACCAACGGAGGAGGCACCTCCTCACTGTGGCCAGAACAGACAGCCCAGATCACCAAACATCCCCTGAGGCTCTGCCTGGCGGTGGGGTGGCCAGGGGGCTCTGCGTGCTCACCAGGCAGCCCCTGGGATGTGGAGCCCCAGCCTGGGAGGGGGTGAGGTAATTAGAGCCAGCCCTGCTCTGAGCCCCTCTTTATTGAGAAACCAGAGTTCTGAGTCCTGCACTTATTAAAGAATcaatttcccccttttcttcagAGCCCTTgtccctccttctgccctccgGGGAGGGGCGGGAGCAGATTAAATCCCCAAGGCGAGGCTACTTCTTTTCTTTCGAGTTCTCCCCTTTGTAAGCTATTAATGAAAAGTCAGAATATGGAAAGTGCTCCATTAGCTCTGCGGGGCCTGGGTAAGCAGCGCTTTAATTAAATTTGTCCGGGTTTCTCAGCAGAGTGTCATTAAATGTGACTCTTCTATTGCTTGACCAGAGGGCAGCTACATTTCCTAATCCCCCTCAAGCCAGCCGGCCCTCCCTCGGGGCAGCGTGGGAGCTCAGGCCTGTCTGGGGATGGGGCCCACTGGGGAGGGCCTCCCCTCTCTGCTGCCACGGACCCCAGTGTGGGTGGTCAGGCAGGAGGCCCCTCGGGGCAGCCCTGTGTGTGTAGGTGGGggtgccgccccccccccccccggggccgaTATGGAGGATCCAGTGACCAGTCCTGCCAAGTGGGCAAGCTAACTCACTTGTCCTCACTTCTCCAGGAAGCAGGCTGCTGAGATCAGACTGGGAGGTCCTGGTGGGGTGTTGACAGCAGGGCGACAGGGGTGGCGTGCCCAGCCCCTGCAGAGGGCAGCCCCGGACGCGGGGAGGGACTGTCTCCACAGGAGGCCTCCAGTCTGGAGGCCACGGTACTGGATGTAGGACTTCTGTCCTGGGCCACCTGTGGCttggaggagagagggacaggCGCAtgagctggggagcctgggtgatgGGCAGTGGGGAATCCCCTAGGCTGGGCTTGGGTCTGGGGGAGCTGTGGGGTCCGGTCATCTGTAGGGGCTGTTCCCGGCTTCGCAGCGTGGCCCTCATGCGcagctgccctcccccccaccaggtAATCAAGGCCGGGGTGGAGACCACGTGCAAGTGCCACGGTGTGTCGGGCTCCTGCACGGTGCGGACATGCTGGCGACAGTTGGCGCCCTTCCATGAGGTGGGCAAACGCCTGAAACACAAGTACGAGACGGCCCTCAAGGTGGGCAGCACCACCAACGAGGCCACCGGTGAGGCCGGTGCCATCTCCCCCCCTCGGGGCCGGGCGGCTGGGACAGGCGGCAGCGACCCACTGCCCCGCACGCCGGATCTCGTGCACCTGGATGACTCGCCCAGCTTCTGCCTGGCCAGCCGCTTCTCCCCGGGCACCGCCGGCCGCAGGTGCCACCGGGAGAAGAACTGCGAGAGCATCTGCTGTGGGCGTGGCCACAACACGCAGAGTCGGGTGGTGACGCGGCCCTGCCAGTGCCAGGTTCGCTGGTGCTGCTACGTGGAGTGCAGGCAGTGCACACAGCGTGAGGAGGTCTACACCTGCAAGggctgagccccccccccccccccccggcccagcCCCCTGCTGCGGGGGCGAGGCGGTGCGTGCAGCGGAGGGGTCTACACCTGCAGGggctgagccccccccccccggccccgccccctgctgcGGGGGCGAGGCGGTGCGTGCAGCGCGAGGGGTCTACACCTGCAGGGGCTGAGCCCCCGGGCTGCGGGCCCCCGCACACTTGGCACGTGGCGGCGGGAGCCCGGAGACTGGCCGGCCTGGCTGTCTCTGCCCCTTCGTCCCCCCTTGCAAAGACCCAGAGGCGGGAGGTGGCCCTGGTCTGGCCCCTGCGtcccctctgcccgcccccacccccatgacctgAGAGCGTTGTACGATGCTTTCCAAGCTCTGTCCGTCCCTAAGAGGCCAGTTCCTGCAGAGCAgcgcccctccctgctctgggctcccgCCGAGAAGCAGAAGGCTCACCTTTGTGACCACACAGGGCCCCTGTGCGGCCGCCTGTGGGCTGTCCTGCTCCAGCACCGGCTTAGAGAGTCAAACCACTAGGAGAGGGACAGCCCGGCCGCCCAGGTGTGCGGGGTTACTGCCGTCCCCTCTGACAAGGAGCACTTCTCTCGGGAGTGATAGCGgtgacttttaaattatttttatttaactaatatataattattatttgtcCATCCCTGCCCTGTCTCAGGCTGTGGCTCCCCTACTCTGGGTGGAGCCCGGTCTGGAaggcccctttcctccctcccctccacgtCCCCTCCTAACCTCTGCCTGATCTGCTTTGTCGTTTGAAACCACTAAATCAAGAGGGACGTTGCTATTGTGTTTAAAGTAGAAAGCAGGTTGTGTCTGGCCACTGCCCTTGGCTTCTGGAAGCCCGGTCCCTGTAGCCCAGGCCAGGTGCCCCCGGTGAGACTGTCCTGGGAGGTGGGTGGACCCTGCACTCCAGGCCCTTCTGTGTAGGTTTGGAGACCACGGTGGCCGAGGGtggcctgccctcccccccgGGCGTTGGTATGGCGGAGGGGAAAGGCCAGCCCCTTGGAGGGGTCCTTTCATAGCTTGCTTTGTGTTActgtgggaggaggcagagctgAGGACGGAGGTGGACGGTGAGAATCTGGAGCTAGGATTTGGCAACCGTAGGCTGTTCTCCTTGGCCATGCTGTTGtctttgcagggaaaaaaaaaccggATGGGCTACACTGACCTGGTTTGgtttgagtgtgtgtgcatgtgtgtgtatatgtgcgtgagtgcacacgtgcatgtgtgcagGAATGCAcctgcgtgtgtgtgcgtgcatgcgtgtgagcacgtgtgtgcatgagtgtgcctGTGAGTACATGGGTGCATGTGCTGCGTGCtgtatgcacgtgtgtgtttgtgtgtgcgaacgtgtgcatgtgtgtgcatgtgtgtgtatatgtgcgtgagcgcacacgtgcatgtgtgcagGAATGcacctgcgtgtgtgtgtgcatgcgtgagcacgtgtgtgcatgtgtgcctgtgaGTACATGGGTGCATGTGCTGCGTGCTGTAtgcacgtgtgtgagtgtgtgtgtgcgaaCGTGTGCATGTGTggcgcatgcgtgtgtgtgatGCGCATGCATGCCTGTGGGTGAGCAGGTGTCCCCGTGTGTCTGTGGGGTGTGCGCCGATTCGCGCCGTCCTGGCGTGGCCAGTGGTCAGCTGGGGCATGGCCTCCACCCAGGGCCCTTCCTCCGCATGAGGCTGTCCTTGCCATGTTGGTGTGAACAGCAGCCTTGGCTCCTAGGTCCTCCGGCCCGGGGCCTGTCCGGCTCGGCTGCGGCTGTGCTCTGATGGGGCACAGGCGCTGGGTGGCAGTGCAGACACGGGAACTACTGAGTGAGGGGGTTCCTTGGGGTCCCGCGGGCTCCAGGAACCCTGGGGACTgtgtttttagaagaaaacctaTTTATGTCGATGTGGGTCTCTTTGTCCCTCTGTTACAGTGTAAATAGGAAAGTCTATTCTGTGGTTCCAAGAACATCCCCGAATGCTTAGTACTGACAGGgtgggggccgggccggggctgcTGGAGCTGCCACACCCCAGGACAAGACTGTCGCTCAGTCACTGCTGGGTCTGCGAGGGCAGCCCGTCGGAGGAAGGGTCTTGTAATCAGACACCACATTTAGCTCTGTGTCGTAAATATAAAGGGAAGTATTTTCTGAAACAAGGCAGACTGAAAACGTCTGCTGGCTGGTTtgtttatatataagtatatatcaGAATATCTGGCTAAGCAAAGAAGCAACTCCTCCGGACAGAGCCTCTCTTCGggcctgcttctcttccctgcGGGGGAGAGCCTCTAGAAGAAACTGAGTTCTGTGGCGGGGCGCAGAGCCCCCGGGTCAGCCTTTCTGGGAAGGGGAGCGGCCACAGGGAGGAGCCGCGCTGAGGGCCAGGCAGGTCCCGGCCACCTGCTCCCCACCAGCCACACAGACGTGGACTCCTGGCCTGGTTCGGCCAGGTCCGGGCGGGGCGGGAGGAGAGGGGCATTCACACCCGAGAACTCGCGTCTGTGCGGGGTCTCGTGCGAGCCTACCAATTTCTCTACCTCATCTGTATAGCGAGTAGGTGTGTACTCGAGTGACTTggagaatgtatttatttaacgGCTTTGTGTAACGGAACAGAAACAAAATGGAcactaaataaatgtattttaaattatagccCCTTCTGAGTCTGCTGCCTTCCGAGGGGTTCTGGATGGCCTGAGGGAGGAGGACCTGAtgggggaggagggcctgggggggggaggagagcctgaggggggggaggagagcctgagggagggggaggagagcctgagggaggagggcatggggaggagggcctgagggggcaggagggtctgagggagaagggccagagaaaggggtgtgagggaggagggcctgagggaggaggacctgaggggggaggagggcctggggggggaggagggcctgagggagaagggccagagaaaggggtgtgagggaggagggcctgagggaggaggacctgaggggggaggagggcctgagggaggaggacctgagcggggaggagggtctgggaggagggtcagagaaaggggtgtgagggaggagggcctgagggaggaggaccggaggggggaggagggcctgatgggggaggagggcctgagggaggaggagggtctgAGGAAGAAGGGCCAGAGAAAGGAGTGTGTgagggagggtctgagggaggaggacctgaggggggaggagggcttGAGGGAGGAGGATCTGAGGGGGGAGGAGTGTGTGAGGGAGGAGGGTATGGGGAGGAGGGCttgagggggggaggagggtctgaggggggaggagggcctgAGGGGGGGTAGGAGGTCCTGAGAGGGGAGGAGGACCCGAGGGAGGAGGGTATGGGGAGGAGGGcctgaggggggggagggtctgagggaggaggagggcctgAGGGGGGAGGAATGCGTGAGGGAGGAGGACCTGAGGGGGGAGGAGTGtgtgagggaggagggcatggggaggaaggcctggggggagggtgtgagggaggagggcatggggaggaggacttgaggggggaggagggcctggggagaggatctgagggaggaggatctgaggggagagcagggcatggggggaggatctgaggggggaggagggcatggggaagaggatctgaggggggaggacccaaggtgggaggagggcatggggaggaggatctgaggggcgaggaggacctgggggggaggatctgaggggggaggaggacaTGGGGAGGAGGatgtgaggggggaggaggacctggggggaggatctgaggggggagggcatggggggaggatctggggggaggaggacctgggagggaggatctgaggggggaggaggatctgaggggggaggagggcatggggggAGGATCTAGGGGGGAGGAGGACGTGGGGGGGAGgatctgaggggggaggagggcatgggtGGAGGATCTGGGGGGGAGGAGGACCTGGGGGGGAGGACCTGGGGGGGAGGAGGATCTGGGGGGGAGGAGGACCTGGGGGGAGGatctgagtggggaggagggcatgggggaggatctgaggggggaggaggatctgaggggggaggaggatctgaggggggaggagggcatggggggAGGATCGGGAGAGGAGGAGGACCTGGGGGGGAGGATCTGAGGGCGGAGGAGgatctgaggggggaggagggcatggggaggaggatctggggggaggaggacctgggtgggaggatctgaggggggaggaggaccTGGGGGGGAGGAGGACCTGGGGGGGGAGGatctgagtggggaggagggcatgggggaggatatgaggggggaggaggatctgaggggggaggagggcatggggggAGGATCGGGAGAGGAGGAGGACCTGGGGGGGAGGATCTGAGGGCGGAGGAggatctgagggaggaggagggcatggggaggAGGACCTGGGTGGGAGgatctgaggggggaggagggcatgggtGGGAGGATCTGAGAGGGGAGGAGGACCTGGGGAGGAGGAcctgagggggaggagggcatggggggAGGATCTGAGGGGGGGAGGGCATGGGGGGGAGGATCTaaggggggggaggagggcctgAGGGGGGGAGGAtctgagaggggggaggagggcctgAGGCGGGGAGGAGGGACTGAGGGGGGAGGAGTGTGAGGGAGGAGGACCTGAGGGGGGAGGAGTGtgtgagggaggagggcatggggaggagggcctgagggggaaggagggtctgagggagaagggcTAGAGAAAGGAGTgtgtgagggaggagggcctgagggaggagggcctgCGGAGGAGggtctgaggggggaggagggcctgagggaggaggacCTGAGGGGGGAGGAGTGTGTGAGGGAGGAGAGTATGGGGAGGAGGGCttgagggggggaggagggtctgaggggggaggagggcctgAGGGGGGGTAGGAGGTCCTGAGAGGGGAGGAGGACCcgagggaggagggcatggggaggagggcctgaaggggggagggtctgagggaggaggagggcctgAGGGGGGAGGAGTGtgtgagggaggagggcatggggaggaggacttgaggggggaggagggcctgggggggAGGATCTGAGGGAGGAGGATCTGAGGGGGGAGCAGGGCATGGGGGGAAgatctgaggggggaggagggcatggggaggAGTACCTGAGGGGGGATGAAGGCATGGGGGGGAGgatctgaggggggaggagggcatgaggaggaggatctgaggggggaggacccaaggtgggaggagggcatggggaggAGGATCTGAGGGGTGAGGAGGACCTGGGGGGGAGgatctgaggggggaggagggcatggggaggaggatgtgggggggaggaggacctGGGGGGAGGATctgaggtgggaggagggcatGGAGAAGAGgatctgaggggggaggaggaccTGGGGGGAGGATCTGAGGGGGAAGGAGGACCTGCGGGGAGgatctgaggggggaggagggcatggggaggaggatctgagggggggaggagggcatggggaggAGGATCTGGGGGGAGGatctgagtggggaggagggcatggggggaggatctgaggggggaggaggaccTAGGTTGGAGgatctgaggggggaggaggacaTGGGGGGAGGatctgagtggggaggagggcatggggggaggatctggggggaggaggacctgggggggaggatctgaggggggaggagggcatgggggaGGATCTGGGGGGGAGGAGGACCTGGGGGGGAGCctctgagggggg harbors:
- the WNT9A gene encoding protein Wnt-9a — translated: MLDGPLLARWLAAAFALTLLLAALRPSAAYFGLTGSEPLTILPLTLEPEAAAQAHYKACDRLKLERKQRRMCRRDPGVAETLVEAVSMSALECQYQFRFERWNCTLEGRYRASLLKRGFKETAFLYAISSAGLTHALAKACSAGRMERCTCDEAPDLENREAWQWGGCGDNLKYSSKFVKEFLGRRSSKDLRARVDFHNNLVGVKVIKAGVETTCKCHGVSGSCTVRTCWRQLAPFHEVGKRLKHKYETALKVGSTTNEATGEAGAISPPRGRAAGTGGSDPLPRTPDLVHLDDSPSFCLASRFSPGTAGRRCHREKNCESICCGRGHNTQSRVVTRPCQCQVRWCCYVECRQCTQREEVYTCKG